Sequence from the Elusimicrobiota bacterium genome:
GCTAGCCCCGGCTCCATTGCGCCGCCGTGCACGCCAAACAACGGCGCGCACGTGACCGCTGCCGGGGCTGCCAGGCCTGGAGCGGCCCCCCTCCCCCCAATACCGCGGCCAACTACTGGCCGCATTGGGCGGGATAGGGGGGCCTTGCCTGGCTGGTGGCCCCCCAACCCCCCGGGTTCCTTCCCACCAAAATCAAACCCCATAAACAAAAGCGGGCGCAAGATTCGCGCCCGCATTCAGTCCCCAACCACGACTACCACCCACTCAAATCAAACCGGGTATCCTGGGTCCAACTTCTTGATCAATCGCTTCGCCGCCTCGGATAAAACCCCGCCTCGCCGCGTCACCACGCCGTATCGGTCATAGCCAAATAGATGCCCCGCCCGGGCGATCGCCAGGTCCTTTTTATCCGCTTCCGTCAGGCATATGGACGGTATCACCGCCACGCCCAGCCCGTTTTTGGCGTAGGTTTTAAGCACCTCCCAACCGCCCGCCTCAAGCCCCACTTCCCAGGTCAGGCCCGCCTCGGTCAGTTTGCCCTCCACAATCCGGCGCGTCGTGGAGTGCCCGTCCCCCGTCAAAAGGGGATAACCTGCCAGGTCGTCCAGGGTCAGCTTCTTAAGTTTCCCGATTGGGTGCCCCTTTTCGCCGATGACCATCCGCTCAAATTCCATGGTCGGGCGATAGGCCGCCCAGGCGGGGGCGCGCTCCATGGAGCGGATTCCAAAGTCCAATTCCCCGGACCGGAGCATCTCCAAGGTCTGTTCCGCCCTCTGGCAATAGAGGGACACTTTCACCCCCGGGTTTGCCTTCCGAAAGTCTCTTATGAACTTGGGCAGGAGATAAAGCATCACCGGCTCGCCCGCCCCGATCCTTACACGCCCACGCATCTTGCCGTCGCCCAGAGGGGCCAGGACCTCTTTCATCTTCTCCCAGTTCCCCAGAAGCGGCCCGGCGGCCTCGGCCACGGCCTCTCCGGCGGCCGTAAGAATCGTTCGCCGCCCGTGCCTTTCAAAGAGCTTCGCCCCCAGTTCCTTTTCCAGCCGCCGGACGGCCACCGTCACGCTGGGCTGGGTGCGAAAGAGGCTCTCCGCCGCCCGGCTGAAGTTTCCGGTCTTGGCCACCGCCACGAAGGACTTTATCTGTTGGATTTCCATGGGCTGTCCATATTATGCAATAAGTCTATAGTAAACATAAAAACTATTCATTTGTTTTATTCCATCAACCGGGCTAAACTGGGAGTGACAAAGGAGGACACTTCAATGAAACCCACAAAGCTGACCCCCCGGTTCGAGAGAGCCCTCGCCATGGCCCACCGCCTTCACAAGCGCCAGACCCGGAAATCCACGGGGATCCCCTACATATCGCACCTGCTGGCCGTCTGCTCCCTGGTTCTGGAGGACGGTGGTAACGAGAACGAGGCCATCGCGGCTTTGCTCCACGACGCCGCCGAGGATCAAGGCGGTATTTCTACCCTAAAAAGGATCAAGAAGGCCTTTGGCCCCACCGTGGCCGACCTAGTGGCCGGCTGTTCCGACACCTTCCAAACGCCCAAACCGCCCTGGAAAGCCCGCAAGGTGGCTTACCTGAATCATCTGGCCAAGGCCTCTCCCTCCATCCAGTGCATCGTCGCCGCGGACAAGCTCCACAACATCCGTTGCACGCTTCACAACCTGCTTCGGGAGGGGGGGAAGGTTTGGGATCGGTTTTCGGCGGGGAGGGGGGACCAGCTTTGGTATTACAAAAGCGTTCACCGTATTCTCGCCCGGGCGGGCCGCTCCGGCCATGTTCGGGAGTTGGGCGAGACGATTGACCGTCTTTCAAAAGTCAGGGCTTAAGGAGGCCGACTTCCATGACTGATGAGGAGAAAAAGGAGGGCGTTCCACCCGATAGCAAATCCACGGTGGCACGTTCAAAGGCGCCGACTATGACGGAGGAGGAAAAAGAATCGTCGCGGTTGTTGGAGGAGTTCTTGCTTGAAAATCTAAGGAAGGCTCGGTAGGGAGGGGGTGGCGGCGGGCCGTGGTGGTGCATTACGACAGGCCCATCCTACAGTTAGCCTGGTTTCAGGCGTTGCTGCTTTTTTCTCGTTCTTTTAAAAAGTAGCGCCAAGCCTGGTCAATTTTTTTGTAGTTGATTGCTCGGCTCTTGCCCAGGTCAAATGTCATGTCGGGTTCGGTTTTCTCCCCTTCCCAATGGGCAACCCAATTACCGTCTTTTGCGACGTTTCATTTTGAAAAACGAGGTTCGCTGTGTCCGACGTTAAATTCGTCGATGCCACCCTTCTCGAGCAGTTCCGCGCCAGCTTCCGTTCCAGCTTCAATCCATTCAAATCTTTTCCCGGATTGCCTCGGAATGAAAGCGGTTTCCTTTTCCCGATCAATATTGATGTGCCATGTGGCAGTTGACATGCCTTACCGCCTTTCCGTGCCAATGTATTTCTTAACCATATCCCGGTATTTCCCTGAGTCTACAAATCCATTTTTATCAAGGGGGGGGGGGGGGGGGGGGGGGGGGGGGGGGGGGGGGGGGGGGGAGACATATATTGTTTCATTCCGCTCCGCGACATCGATCGCCTTGTCCACGCCTTTTTGCACTCCCCAGTAATTGTCCCCGTGTTTTACAACGTCATGAAGGTTTGCCCCGCCGATGTTTCTGTAGCTGGTATTGATCCTATTCCCCAGGTCCAGTGAATGCGACTCCGGCAAAACCTTCTTGTCTTTGACTACGAACGCTAAGTCCACATCAGAGACGACACGCTCACCATTATCTAGGAGACGAACACCGTTTTTGTAGCTCTTCTTAATGGTCGCATCAAGCGGTTTTGAAGGGTACTTGTCGTCTAGGAAATTCGCACCATAAGCCCGCTTTCGGACACCTACGACCTCACCATCTCCCAAAGCATTTACAATGGATGTTTGAAGTTTTTTTGTAAGTCCACTTTCCAGGGCAGGGGCAAACGCATCGGGAATAGTTGTTCCTTTCCCGATCCGCACATGACCCGCTTCCCCCAGGTTGTCCCAAAAGGCCTTTATGTTGCTCCCGACTTTTTCGATTTGATTGGCCGTCCGGCTCCACAGCCCGGGCCGGGCCTCCATCGGCGTTCGGGTGAATCCCAGAAAATCGGCGGTGGGGCTGTAGCGCAGGGTCATGCCCATGTCGGGGGCTTGGATGTGAAGCTCCCGCGTCCCATCGGGCTTCGTCACGATCACGTTCACCCGTTCCGGGGAGTCCAGCACCGACTTGGTGATTAGTTCCCCGATGGCGTTGAACTCCGCCGCGGTCAGGCTTTTGGGGTCGGTGGTGATCAGGTGCCGAACGGCCGTGGTTTCAATGGGCGGGGGGGATTTGATCAGCTTTTCGGTAAATCCATCAAATTGCCCCTCGCTGAACTGGGCGGCGTAGCCCAGGGAGGCGCTCTCCACCTGCAGGTGAACCACGCCGCCTTTTTCAAAAGAGACGTTGGCCCGGTCCGGGGCCTCCATCAGGCGGTTTAGGACGGTCCGCCCCACGCCGTTGGCCTCGCCCATGGTCGCCGTTTGGCCCAGGGGGGTGTTCCGGGCCATCCATTCCCCGGGTTCGTTCAGCCCAACAGAGCCGGGTTTAAGGGCGTTGTCCAACAGGCGGGCATCCACCGCCATGCGCGCCCCCTGGGGAGCTTCGCTCCGGGGGCGTTCGCCCCTTGGCGCTCCGCTTTGCGGCGTGGCTTCCATCGGTCGTGTGCTCTCTGATTCGAAGCGCATCGCCCCCGCGCTGGGCGCCATGGCGGCGCACAGGGCCAGCGCCAGCAGGGGGCGGGGGGTTATAGGTTTTTCCACAGTTTCTCCCCGGCGGGGGTTTTGAATAGGTCAACAAACCCCATCCCCCGCGCCTTGGTTTGGTATACCTCTGCCTTCCGGTAGTGGTCAAGGGCCTCTTTGCCCTTGGCCAGGGCGCTCATGTTGGCGTGGTAGGTCGCCAGGTCGGCGTAGCAGTCCGCGCAGGCCGGGTTCAGCGCCACGGCGTTGTTCAGGAAATACAGGGCTCTTTCATCGTGGCCTTGTTTCAGGTGGTCCAGGCCCAGGTTGGCCATTAGGACGCCCATAAACTCCCGCCGGGTCATGGTCTTCATGTAGGCCCCGCTGGCCAGGCCCGTTTCCCCGATTGCAAAGTCTTTGACATACATCTCGTCCGGGTGAAGCACGGCCCGGTTCGTCGGTTCCATGTTCAGATAGGAGCCGTCGGGCTCCACATACCGCAAAAAGGAATGGGCCGGGGCGGACACGGGGTAGATCGGAAACCCCAGCCGCTCCGCCACCGCCATGTAGAGGGTGGGAAGGGATGTGCAGTTCCCCACCTTGGTGTCCAAAAGGTGGTTTAGGTAGTCGGGCGTGTTGCTCCCCTGGCGGACGGCAGTGCTGTCATACCCGTAGCCGTCCTCCGTGTAAATCACCTGGTTGAGCGCCCCGATCCTCCGCCGCGTGTCTGTGGAGTCCCCAACGTAGGTTCTAACACGCTCCGCCAGGGCGTCGATCTTGGCGGAATAGGCGGTAATGTCCAGGTCGGGGTAAATGTCCTTGGCTAGGGTGAGTGCGGCAAGGCCGATATCAATCTTGTCTTCGGGAAGGGTGACTAGGTTTTCAATGGCGCTGTTTCTGTGGTGCAGGGACTTGGAGGCAAATGCTAGGGAGCCGCAGACGGCCACGGCGGCCAGGAGAAGCGCCGGGGTTCGCCATTCTCGGGGATTTGTCGGGGAGGATTCGTGCTCGCCGCCCCATCGGATGGGGGGGAAAGGCGACTGCTCATCGGTCCGTGGCGAAAGACGCTTTTTGAGGGCATAGCCTTGAGTGCTTTATTTTATGTCGGGGGAGTCACACCGGAAGTGTCCCTTATTCTACCACGGATTTCCCTTAATACACCCTCGCCAGCCCCCGGTCCAGCAGTTCCTGGTTCAAATAGCGCCCATCGGTGTAAATGTCGTCCTTCTCCATCGTGTCGTCCAGGGAATAGAAGACGTGCCCCAAAAACCGCCCGTTAATATCCACCTTCGTTGTCCGTAGCATGATGAAGGGCACCCGGGCCAGTTGGTTTCGCACATATTCCGCCGCTTCCCTGCCCTCGTCCGTTATGAGTTCCGCGCAGTCTATCCCCGCCAGCCGGATTCGCTCTTTCTTTTTGATTTCAAAGCCGCAATCCACGTCCACCAGCAGGGTGTCGCCGTCCACCACGTTTAAAACGTAAGCCTTGAAAACGTAGGTCGCCCCAACCGGGCGGGGGAGTTTCTTTGCCTTTTTCCCCGTCTTGTCGTCGCTGTAGGTGTCGCCCTGAACGGCTTTTAGCAGTTGGTCGCGGGTCCAGTGCTTTTCTTCGGCAACCTTGGTGTAGTAGTCCCGTTCCTTGGGGTCCTTCACTGTCAGTAGCACGCGATAGTGGGACCAGGAGAGGTATTCGCTGTCCGGCACGGTTTTGTAGGTGTCGTGGAACTGGACGCACCGGTACAGGGTGGTCATGTCCGTCCGCATGTCCTCCGCCAGGCGCTCCATGACGGCTTTCTCGTATCCGGCGTTGGCGGTCAACTGCTCATCACCGATCCGCCCGCCGATTTCCCAATAGGTT
This genomic interval carries:
- a CDS encoding LysR family transcriptional regulator, which produces MEIQQIKSFVAVAKTGNFSRAAESLFRTQPSVTVAVRRLEKELGAKLFERHGRRTILTAAGEAVAEAAGPLLGNWEKMKEVLAPLGDGKMRGRVRIGAGEPVMLYLLPKFIRDFRKANPGVKVSLYCQRAEQTLEMLRSGELDFGIRSMERAPAWAAYRPTMEFERMVIGEKGHPIGKLKKLTLDDLAGYPLLTGDGHSTTRRIVEGKLTEAGLTWEVGLEAGGWEVLKTYAKNGLGVAVIPSICLTEADKKDLAIARAGHLFGYDRYGVVTRRGGVLSEAAKRLIKKLDPGYPV
- a CDS encoding bifunctional (p)ppGpp synthetase/guanosine-3',5'-bis(diphosphate) 3'-pyrophosphohydrolase; the encoded protein is MKPTKLTPRFERALAMAHRLHKRQTRKSTGIPYISHLLAVCSLVLEDGGNENEAIAALLHDAAEDQGGISTLKRIKKAFGPTVADLVAGCSDTFQTPKPPWKARKVAYLNHLAKASPSIQCIVAADKLHNIRCTLHNLLREGGKVWDRFSAGRGDQLWYYKSVHRILARAGRSGHVRELGETIDRLSKVRA
- a CDS encoding thermonuclease family protein → TYWEIGGRIGDEQLTANAGYEKAVMERLAEDMRTDMTTLYRCVQFHDTYKTVPDSEYLSWSHYRVLLTVKDPKERDYYTKVAEEKHWTRDQLLKAVQGDTYSDDKTGKKAKKLPRPVGATYVFKAYVLNVVDGDTLLVDVDCGFEIKKKERIRLAGIDCAELITDEGREAAEYVRNQLARVPFIMLRTTKVDINGRFLGHVFYSLDDTMEKDDIYTDGRYLNQELLDRGLARVY